A region from the Bacteroidota bacterium genome encodes:
- a CDS encoding PorP/SprF family type IX secretion system membrane protein translates to MRKLYTVLFISCLWNFVQSQDIHFSQYYASPLTLNPALTGNINGVFRGVLNYRNQWFTVPSLNSIAPYQTYQVSFDAPILRERLGNDGFGIGGMFYADQAGDGALTTFSGMASIAYHKAVDRYGRARISLGIQAGVVSKQVKIDHLIFENQLDNFGFNSSLPNGETNFNNRAIIYPDVNIGGLWSHAPKEKFRYYVGFSMNHLSRPKESFLEDDRNRLKYRFNVHAGTEIFLNRDNSFSMTPTFLFLLQGNAKQYNVGIGLNYWLSDDVAIFGGGWYRWMDAAIVNAGVELFNLRLGFSYDLNHSGFRTATGAQGGFEASAIYIFKKEKPGKLQYEKYCPLF, encoded by the coding sequence ATGAGAAAACTATACACTGTCCTATTTATTTCTTGCCTTTGGAATTTTGTTCAATCTCAGGACATACATTTTTCACAGTACTATGCTTCTCCATTAACGCTAAATCCAGCATTAACTGGAAATATCAATGGCGTTTTCCGGGGGGTATTGAATTATAGAAATCAATGGTTTACTGTTCCCAGCCTAAATTCTATTGCTCCATACCAAACTTATCAAGTATCTTTTGATGCCCCCATTCTGCGAGAACGATTGGGCAATGATGGGTTTGGGATTGGAGGAATGTTTTATGCTGATCAGGCTGGCGATGGAGCGCTGACTACATTTAGTGGTATGGCATCTATAGCTTACCATAAAGCAGTTGATCGCTATGGTAGAGCGAGAATTTCACTTGGTATTCAGGCGGGTGTTGTTTCAAAGCAGGTTAAAATTGATCATCTTATTTTTGAGAATCAGTTAGATAATTTCGGGTTTAATAGTTCATTACCTAATGGAGAGACCAATTTTAATAACCGCGCTATTATTTATCCTGATGTTAATATCGGTGGATTATGGTCACATGCTCCCAAGGAAAAATTCCGTTATTATGTTGGGTTTTCCATGAATCATCTTTCTCGTCCTAAAGAATCTTTTCTGGAGGACGACCGCAATCGGTTGAAGTATCGGTTTAATGTTCATGCAGGAACGGAAATTTTCCTCAATCGAGACAATTCATTTAGTATGACCCCTACTTTTCTTTTCCTCTTGCAAGGAAACGCGAAGCAGTATAACGTAGGTATAGGGCTGAATTACTGGTTAAGCGATGATGTGGCAATTTTTGGTGGTGGGTGGTACCGTTGGATGGATGCGGCAATAGTCAATGCGGGTGTAGAGTTATTTAATCTTCGGCTTGGATTTAGTTATGACCTCAACCATTCGGGTTTCCGAACAGCCACTGGAGCCCAGGGCGGTTTCGAGGCTTCGGCCATTTATATTTTCAAAAAAGAAAAACCAGGTAAACTCCAATACGAGAAATATTGTCCTCTCTTTTGA
- a CDS encoding zinc-binding dehydrogenase, translating to MMNSKSLIGVNMLKIADSKPHVIKRCLDNVVRLVEEGVFRPQGGKIFKAEDIAEAHKFLESRQSIGKVACAW from the coding sequence ATGATGAATTCAAAAAGCCTGATTGGGGTTAATATGCTGAAGATTGCCGACAGCAAACCTCATGTCATCAAACGTTGCTTAGATAACGTAGTGCGTTTGGTTGAAGAAGGAGTCTTTCGTCCACAAGGAGGAAAGATTTTCAAAGCGGAGGACATTGCCGAAGCGCACAAATTCCTCGAATCAAGGCAAAGTATAGGCAAGGTAGCTTGTGCCTGGTAA
- a CDS encoding MmcQ/YjbR family DNA-binding protein, protein MNIEELREYCLSKKQVTEEFPFDEDTLVFKVMGKIFLLMSLTSQPMSVNLKMDAERVPEYREKYKDVLPGYHMNKKHWNTVIFDGLSIPKRELLWMVDHSYDEVVKGLTRKLKDELNNLK, encoded by the coding sequence ATGAACATTGAAGAACTAAGAGAATACTGTCTTAGTAAAAAGCAAGTGACAGAAGAGTTTCCATTTGATGAAGACACCCTTGTATTCAAGGTGATGGGTAAGATTTTTTTATTGATGAGCCTTACAAGCCAGCCAATGAGTGTGAACCTGAAAATGGATGCCGAACGGGTTCCTGAATACCGTGAAAAGTATAAAGATGTTTTGCCCGGATATCACATGAACAAAAAGCACTGGAATACTGTTATCTTTGACGGACTAAGCATTCCCAAAAGGGAATTGCTATGGATGGTGGATCATTCATACGACGAAGTGGTAAAAGGACTGACAAGAAAATTAAAGGACGAACTAAATAATCTAAAATGA
- a CDS encoding DUF5606 domain-containing protein → MDLSEIVAVTGLPGLFKVAGKKSDGVIITSLVDGKSQFVGSRHNQATTLDSIVIYTTGDNASLKDVLASIKKNQAKHPVPDLKDEGGVKKWLGVVLPDYDKEKVHFSDMKKLVKWYNILNEKNLIEELTAEKKQDDGEEVAVEKKEAVTKTENKTKSKKTQVSGKAQSKPAPIKKITTPRKAT, encoded by the coding sequence ATGGATTTATCTGAAATTGTTGCTGTAACCGGATTACCCGGTTTGTTTAAAGTTGCTGGAAAGAAAAGCGATGGGGTCATAATCACCTCTTTGGTGGATGGAAAATCTCAATTCGTGGGGTCGCGCCACAATCAGGCGACCACTTTAGATTCGATTGTTATCTACACCACTGGCGATAATGCTTCGCTGAAAGATGTATTGGCGTCTATAAAAAAGAATCAGGCTAAGCATCCCGTTCCTGATTTGAAGGATGAAGGCGGTGTAAAAAAATGGTTGGGAGTAGTGTTGCCCGACTATGATAAGGAGAAAGTCCATTTCAGCGATATGAAAAAGCTGGTGAAGTGGTATAACATTCTCAACGAAAAGAATCTGATTGAGGAACTTACCGCTGAAAAGAAACAGGACGATGGAGAAGAAGTTGCAGTAGAAAAGAAAGAAGCTGTTACCAAAACAGAGAACAAGACTAAATCAAAGAAGACTCAGGTTTCGGGCAAAGCACAAAGCAAACCGGCACCGATCAAGAAAATTACTACACCTAGAAAAGCAACCTAA
- a CDS encoding zinc-binding dehydrogenase: MKAIYLIKHGDADEAFEIRETPMPVPRPGEVLIKVEGFGLNFADVMARRGMYKEAPNVPGLIGYDVCGTIEMVGSSVKHFAEGDRVAAMTRFGGYAEYALTDERAVTKIPNNINIAEATTLTTQYCTAYYGAAEMINLHPGDRVLIHSAAGGVGTGLMQYALWKGCEVFATTGSDSKVELLKAQKAHHVINTRTVDFDDYIDEQTKGDGVDVIFDRGGRRLHPTWIFHSCSGWKNCLLWGREHDLCYQYFFYRPHCASIRHLSPCSIYDEFKKPDWG; encoded by the coding sequence ATGAAAGCTATCTATCTTATCAAACACGGCGATGCAGACGAAGCTTTTGAAATTAGGGAAACCCCTATGCCGGTGCCGCGACCCGGCGAAGTATTGATAAAAGTAGAGGGCTTTGGGCTGAACTTCGCCGATGTGATGGCTCGCCGAGGAATGTATAAAGAAGCCCCCAATGTGCCCGGGTTGATAGGCTATGATGTATGTGGCACTATCGAAATGGTAGGTAGCAGCGTCAAACATTTTGCAGAAGGCGACCGCGTGGCGGCCATGACCCGTTTTGGAGGTTATGCAGAATATGCGCTGACGGATGAACGGGCCGTCACCAAAATTCCGAACAACATCAACATTGCTGAAGCTACTACGTTGACCACTCAATATTGCACCGCCTATTACGGCGCTGCCGAAATGATTAACCTCCATCCAGGCGACCGCGTACTCATTCATTCAGCGGCGGGCGGCGTGGGTACCGGCCTCATGCAATATGCACTTTGGAAAGGCTGCGAAGTTTTTGCCACGACCGGCAGCGACTCTAAAGTGGAACTGTTGAAGGCACAAAAGGCCCATCATGTCATCAACACTCGAACGGTAGATTTCGACGATTATATTGATGAACAAACCAAAGGAGATGGTGTGGATGTGATTTTCGACCGGGGTGGGCGGAGGCTTCATCCGACGTGGATTTTCCATTCTTGCTCCGGGTGGAAGAATTGTTTGTTATGGGGCCGCGAACATGACCTCTGCTACCAATATTTTTTCTACCGCCCTCATTGCGCTTCAATTCGGCATCTATCACCCTGTTCAATTTATGATGAATTCAAAAAGCCTGATTGGGGTTAA
- a CDS encoding M3 family oligoendopeptidase — translation MSAEVNGSLLPTRKKRVFVSEDFTPDTWDKLEYYYQNLLGFKLDSVKELKQWLFNWSELETVISEYSRWIYVRTTVDTSDEKAKAELIYLYTEIVPRVSPLDNQLKQKFISCPFIDELDSAIYATTIRKVKKEVEMFREANISLQSEMNIKQSTFDQITGPQSIQHDGQEITLQQAAVYLKSTDRKLREEIFLLSGKRRMQDADKLDALLTELIQLRHQMAVNAGYKNYIQYRFDELGRFDYTPADCETFHRAVEEVVMPVVNKHFHERKEKLGLDKLKPWDAEVDLSGKAPLQPFKSAEEMTDKTIECFAHLDSYFSNCLEIMKSMKYLDLESRKNKGPGGYNMAMPEIGVPFIFMNSANSEQDVITMVHEGGHAVQTFLTNQLELNAFKELTPEIAEVASMGMELLSMEHWNVFYPNTEDLTRAKKRHLQYLLGILSKTCQGDAFQFWLYNNPEHSIEERRNKWTELNHRFSAKEVDWTGQEEFERTGYHKILHFYIVPLYYIEYAFAQLGAIALWHNFRQNREKTIENYKNALRLGYTKPIPVFYETAGIKFDFSKQYISGLVDFLKIEEASL, via the coding sequence ATGTCGGCAGAGGTTAATGGGAGCTTGCTCCCTACACGCAAGAAAAGAGTTTTTGTATCCGAAGATTTCACGCCCGATACTTGGGACAAGTTGGAATATTATTATCAAAACCTTCTTGGTTTCAAGTTAGATTCCGTTAAGGAATTAAAACAATGGCTGTTCAATTGGAGTGAACTGGAGACGGTCATATCCGAATATAGCCGTTGGATATATGTGCGCACAACGGTTGACACTTCAGACGAAAAAGCGAAGGCAGAACTGATTTATCTCTACACAGAAATAGTTCCTCGCGTTTCACCTCTGGATAATCAACTGAAGCAAAAATTCATTTCCTGTCCTTTTATTGATGAGTTAGATAGCGCCATTTACGCCACCACCATACGAAAGGTGAAGAAGGAAGTCGAAATGTTTCGCGAAGCAAATATCTCGCTACAAAGCGAGATGAATATCAAGCAAAGTACTTTTGACCAGATTACCGGGCCACAGAGCATACAACATGACGGTCAGGAAATTACGCTGCAACAAGCGGCCGTATATCTGAAAAGCACTGATCGGAAACTGCGGGAAGAAATATTTTTGCTTTCGGGCAAAAGAAGAATGCAAGATGCTGATAAGCTCGATGCCTTATTGACGGAACTAATCCAGCTACGGCACCAAATGGCGGTCAATGCCGGATACAAGAATTACATTCAATATCGCTTCGATGAATTAGGACGTTTTGATTATACGCCAGCGGATTGTGAAACTTTTCATCGGGCGGTGGAAGAAGTCGTGATGCCGGTGGTGAATAAACATTTTCACGAGCGAAAAGAAAAATTAGGGCTGGACAAACTGAAACCTTGGGATGCCGAGGTGGATTTGAGTGGGAAAGCACCTCTTCAACCATTTAAGTCGGCTGAAGAAATGACCGACAAAACCATTGAGTGTTTTGCGCATTTAGATTCCTATTTCTCCAATTGTTTGGAGATTATGAAATCTATGAAATATCTGGATCTCGAATCACGCAAAAACAAAGGACCGGGTGGATATAATATGGCCATGCCGGAAATCGGAGTCCCTTTTATCTTCATGAACTCTGCCAACTCCGAACAAGATGTCATCACGATGGTGCATGAGGGAGGCCATGCCGTGCAAACCTTTCTAACCAATCAGTTGGAACTAAATGCCTTCAAGGAGTTGACTCCCGAAATAGCCGAAGTAGCCTCTATGGGTATGGAGTTATTGAGTATGGAGCATTGGAATGTTTTCTATCCTAACACGGAAGACTTGACGCGAGCGAAAAAGAGACATCTGCAATACCTGCTTGGAATATTGAGCAAAACTTGTCAGGGCGATGCTTTCCAGTTTTGGCTTTATAACAACCCGGAGCATAGTATCGAAGAGCGCAGAAACAAATGGACGGAGTTAAACCATCGTTTTTCCGCTAAGGAGGTAGATTGGACCGGTCAGGAAGAATTCGAGAGAACAGGGTATCACAAAATCCTTCACTTCTATATTGTTCCTCTGTATTATATAGAATATGCCTTTGCTCAATTGGGAGCCATAGCCTTGTGGCATAATTTCCGTCAGAACAGGGAAAAAACTATAGAGAATTATAAAAACGCATTGCGTTTGGGTTATACCAAGCCGATTCCTGTTTTTTACGAAACTGCCGGTATCAAGTTTGATTTCTCCAAGCAATATATCTCCGGATTGGTTGACTTCTTGAAAATAGAAGAAGCAAGTTTATAG
- a CDS encoding polyphosphate kinase gives MKTNLKKIETTAPKGFGKEKTKGETLKLKLKIEELQNLLYAESRHSVLVVLQGMDASGKDGVVRNVFDRVNPMGCRVIPFKKPSEVEMKHDFLWRIHQHVPEKGMIHIFNRSHYEDVLIQRVHKWVDEKTIQQRFVHINHFERLLTETGTTILKFYLHVSKEEQLERLQERMSDRTKMWKYNEADLKERAYWDEYQKAYEDVFRNCSESASWHIVPSDQNWYKEYVILKTVVETLESFGMKYPGLKKE, from the coding sequence ATGAAAACCAATTTGAAAAAGATAGAAACCACCGCACCAAAAGGTTTTGGTAAGGAGAAAACCAAAGGCGAAACGTTGAAGTTGAAACTAAAAATTGAAGAGTTGCAGAATCTGCTTTATGCGGAAAGTCGCCATTCTGTTTTAGTCGTTCTTCAGGGCATGGATGCTTCGGGTAAGGATGGTGTGGTCAGAAATGTTTTTGACCGAGTCAATCCCATGGGTTGTCGGGTGATTCCATTTAAGAAACCTTCGGAGGTCGAGATGAAACATGATTTCCTTTGGAGGATTCATCAGCATGTTCCTGAGAAGGGGATGATTCATATTTTCAATCGCTCTCATTATGAAGATGTGCTGATTCAAAGGGTGCATAAATGGGTAGATGAGAAAACAATACAACAGCGCTTTGTTCATATCAACCACTTTGAAAGGTTGCTTACCGAAACCGGCACCACTATTTTGAAATTTTATCTGCATGTATCTAAAGAAGAACAGTTAGAGCGCTTGCAGGAGCGCATGAGCGACCGAACCAAGATGTGGAAATACAATGAAGCAGATTTGAAAGAAAGAGCATATTGGGACGAGTATCAAAAAGCTTATGAAGATGTTTTTAGGAATTGTTCCGAATCGGCATCGTGGCATATTGTTCCTTCTGACCAAAATTGGTACAAGGAATATGTCATCTTAAAGACTGTGGTCGAGACCTTGGAATCCTTCGGGATGAAATATCCGGGATTAAAAAAGGAATAA
- a CDS encoding gliding motility-associated C-terminal domain-containing protein, translated as MNSIYNRLTTFIFLSLLVFSVRAQPGCPSVDAGPDVSLTCGIACADLAATPFKTGGTNAYEVSQIPYTPFPYNTGTPILVNIDDTWSQAIPLPFNFCFFGNIYTKIILASNCIVSFDTSSAGQYSNYVINDSIPTPNNINGAFGNSIMGPWQDTDPSFQGNTYYQIIGTAPCRIFIASWYRIPYFGDPNSKAAGQFCNSPIYATSQIVLYETTNAIEIYIENKEVCPNWNDGAAIEGIVGDNGATAYTVPGRNYHSGSSWTAQNDAWRFNPNGVPSYTTRWFEGTTLVGTGDSIQVCPTTLQTTYTAITTYEPCGVGTPIVVADSLVVNLSGIFSVNIDSSKNISCNSANDGVAWVSIIGGSQPVNYGWSNGQNNLVIAGLSAGTYIFTASDATGCLLADTVSISNPPALLVNLVNQNNGVCSSVPQGSLTVSGAGGTPGYTYRWSNNQNGPNIIGLGAGIYTVTITDTTLCTATASYTIVPDASMVANPIVGDVSCYLSSDGSIDVNPSNGVPPYTFVWNVSKNTQVANGLAAGNYRCTVTDVNGCTASINENITEPSDIQITVSATAVKCVGNSDGVILVSATGGSAPYSFAATLDFSIWHYPKDGFSGEIEELSEGVFTVAVADDNGCIKRVQVTVPNAQLDQFIVYSDSTSCYGPDYNDGVVYVDVVSTQNGPYQFSIDSGEFQFATEFYDLAAGLHTITAVNTNNCPTNMPVLVYEPLPIIADMNPDSIVIELGGSELVQVNYLNANNPSFNWTPSFGLSCIDCANPSVTPYENEDYTVTISVEKVRATCYGYATLHVTVLPPKPIYIPNSFTPNGDGNNDVFLIYGVGIKTVDMKVFNRWGEKVFESDNQFYGWDGFYKSEVQSPGVYTYTAKISYLDDSETEKLGSVTLLK; from the coding sequence ATGAATTCAATCTACAACCGGTTAACAACATTTATTTTTCTATCACTTCTGGTGTTTTCAGTCCGGGCACAACCAGGCTGTCCTTCTGTAGATGCAGGCCCGGATGTTTCGTTGACTTGTGGTATCGCTTGCGCAGATTTGGCGGCGACACCTTTCAAAACGGGCGGAACAAACGCCTACGAAGTCTCTCAAATTCCATATACTCCGTTTCCGTACAATACCGGTACTCCTATTCTTGTAAATATTGATGACACTTGGTCTCAAGCGATACCATTACCTTTCAATTTTTGTTTTTTTGGAAATATCTATACCAAAATCATTCTCGCCTCTAATTGCATTGTATCTTTTGATACGAGCAGTGCAGGTCAATATTCTAATTATGTTATAAACGATTCCATACCAACACCAAATAATATAAACGGAGCATTCGGAAATAGCATCATGGGCCCTTGGCAGGACACGGACCCCAGCTTTCAGGGAAATACCTATTACCAAATCATAGGCACCGCTCCGTGCAGAATATTTATTGCCTCTTGGTATCGTATTCCATATTTTGGTGACCCTAATAGTAAGGCAGCAGGCCAATTTTGTAATAGTCCTATTTATGCTACCAGCCAAATTGTTCTTTATGAAACCACCAATGCCATTGAGATTTATATAGAGAATAAAGAAGTATGCCCCAACTGGAATGACGGTGCTGCCATCGAAGGAATAGTAGGAGATAATGGAGCAACTGCATATACTGTCCCCGGCAGAAATTATCATTCTGGCTCTAGCTGGACTGCCCAAAATGATGCTTGGAGGTTTAATCCTAACGGGGTTCCTTCATATACCACCAGATGGTTTGAAGGAACTACTTTGGTAGGAACTGGCGACAGCATCCAGGTTTGTCCTACGACTCTTCAAACTACCTATACGGCCATTACCACCTATGAGCCTTGTGGTGTGGGCACGCCCATTGTTGTTGCCGATTCATTGGTAGTAAACCTTAGCGGTATTTTCTCTGTTAATATTGATTCTTCTAAAAACATAAGCTGCAATAGTGCTAATGATGGAGTAGCATGGGTAAGCATAATCGGAGGGAGCCAGCCAGTTAACTACGGTTGGTCCAATGGGCAAAATAATCTGGTGATAGCCGGTTTATCAGCAGGCACCTATATTTTTACCGCCTCGGATGCTACCGGTTGCTTATTAGCAGATACAGTAAGCATCTCTAATCCACCGGCGCTATTGGTCAATCTGGTTAATCAGAATAATGGAGTATGCAGTTCCGTGCCGCAAGGTAGCCTAACGGTAAGTGGGGCTGGAGGTACCCCCGGATATACCTACCGGTGGAGTAATAATCAAAATGGGCCGAACATCATTGGGCTTGGAGCGGGTATTTACACTGTAACTATAACCGATACCACCTTATGTACCGCTACGGCTTCCTATACCATTGTTCCCGATGCTTCTATGGTTGCCAATCCTATTGTAGGTGATGTCAGTTGTTATTTATCATCCGATGGCTCCATTGATGTAAACCCTTCTAACGGAGTTCCACCCTATACCTTTGTCTGGAACGTATCAAAAAACACCCAAGTAGCCAATGGCCTTGCTGCAGGAAACTACCGTTGCACCGTAACGGATGTAAACGGATGTACTGCTTCAATTAATGAGAATATCACAGAACCCAGTGATATTCAAATCACCGTTTCCGCTACGGCCGTCAAATGTGTGGGTAATAGCGATGGAGTTATTCTAGTGTCAGCAACTGGTGGTTCAGCGCCATATAGTTTTGCAGCCACACTGGATTTTTCTATCTGGCATTATCCGAAGGATGGTTTTTCAGGGGAAATAGAAGAATTGTCGGAGGGGGTATTTACGGTAGCCGTAGCAGATGATAACGGTTGTATCAAGCGAGTTCAGGTAACAGTGCCCAATGCTCAGCTCGATCAGTTTATCGTTTATTCAGATTCTACATCCTGCTACGGCCCGGATTATAATGATGGAGTAGTTTATGTAGACGTAGTCTCCACTCAAAACGGCCCTTATCAGTTTTCGATTGATAGTGGTGAGTTTCAGTTTGCCACTGAGTTTTATGACCTCGCTGCCGGTCTTCATACTATTACTGCGGTGAATACTAACAACTGTCCAACCAACATGCCCGTTCTGGTTTATGAGCCGCTGCCCATTATTGCAGATATGAACCCGGATAGCATAGTCATTGAACTTGGTGGTAGCGAGTTGGTACAGGTAAATTATCTAAACGCCAACAACCCTTCATTTAACTGGACCCCTTCATTTGGGTTGAGTTGTATAGACTGTGCGAATCCTTCTGTGACTCCTTATGAAAATGAAGATTATACGGTGACCATATCCGTTGAAAAAGTGAGAGCGACCTGCTATGGATACGCAACACTGCATGTAACTGTTTTGCCTCCCAAACCAATCTACATTCCCAACTCATTCACTCCCAATGGCGATGGCAACAATGATGTCTTTCTGATTTATGGGGTGGGAATCAAAACAGTTGACATGAAGGTATTCAACCGTTGGGGAGAGAAAGTGTTCGAAAGTGATAATCAATTTTATGGGTGGGATGGTTTCTACAAATCCGAAGTACAATCGCCCGGAGTCTATACCTATACCGCCAAAATCTCTTACCTCGATGATTCCGAAACCGAAAAACTCGGCTCGGTTACTTTGCTGAAATAA
- a CDS encoding sulfatase-like hydrolase/transferase, whose product MYVVITHLLFAHYRFLRAPFNETLGKPKNIIVVVADSLRYDSVYREEGPGVPYLEGNAVQFSNARSSGCWTLPATSSMFTGLLPHEHGATSQSRWLKNDVPSISELLKGAGYKAIQVSANVVTTDIFNVSRGFDEVYKTWNIVKPEYRLILRAILALNRPRIRRMLLKPKDHTFDKISEDLRQGIVWSQKTSDAALAKAKQLIEENNAKGKGVFMFVNLMETHYPYHIANTFKHLSTGLFGKIHEWKILYHFLSQSFLKTDKQILKQSDLDILRRKQQLSWKLIRDDVDSFCKQMHQGQDNLVVFCSDHGDNFGDQGWQYHFSNVTDGGNKVPYFWLDHESPKAETKTFNVASRFMFYDILRAAGVEQTGKTMMEEREDNLPMLEGFWYNNEGRTLAKYKYNQLAFIEGDKRFVKRAGDWMYAPTTMNGNEPVFEFVEKNFNPLEELNLTEQRKKYLKQSMDGFSIFSENIMNKGK is encoded by the coding sequence TTGTATGTTGTAATTACTCATTTGTTATTTGCACATTATCGCTTTCTTCGCGCTCCGTTTAACGAAACATTGGGAAAACCAAAAAATATTATTGTAGTAGTCGCAGATAGTTTGCGATACGATTCTGTTTATCGAGAGGAGGGGCCGGGAGTCCCTTATCTGGAAGGCAACGCGGTTCAATTTAGTAATGCTCGGTCATCCGGGTGTTGGACACTACCTGCCACCTCTAGTATGTTCACAGGTTTGTTGCCACACGAGCACGGAGCTACTTCTCAAAGTCGCTGGCTAAAGAATGATGTTCCCTCCATATCAGAACTGCTCAAAGGGGCTGGTTACAAAGCTATTCAGGTATCGGCCAACGTAGTGACCACAGATATTTTCAATGTAAGTCGCGGCTTTGATGAAGTATATAAAACATGGAATATCGTCAAGCCGGAATACCGCTTGATTTTGCGGGCTATTTTAGCGCTCAATCGCCCACGAATTCGCCGGATGCTGCTGAAGCCTAAAGATCACACCTTCGACAAGATCAGTGAGGACCTTCGTCAGGGAATTGTCTGGTCGCAGAAAACATCAGATGCGGCCCTCGCCAAGGCGAAACAATTGATTGAAGAAAACAATGCCAAAGGTAAGGGCGTATTCATGTTTGTCAATTTGATGGAGACGCATTACCCTTATCATATTGCGAATACATTTAAGCATTTGAGCACAGGACTTTTCGGTAAAATTCATGAATGGAAGATTCTTTATCATTTTCTTTCTCAGTCATTCCTGAAAACAGACAAACAAATATTAAAGCAATCCGACCTTGATATATTGCGGCGTAAGCAGCAGTTATCTTGGAAACTAATCCGTGATGATGTAGATAGCTTCTGCAAACAGATGCACCAGGGGCAGGATAACTTAGTGGTATTTTGTTCAGATCATGGAGACAATTTCGGAGATCAAGGGTGGCAATACCACTTCAGCAATGTGACGGATGGAGGGAACAAAGTGCCATACTTTTGGCTGGATCACGAAAGTCCAAAGGCGGAAACGAAAACCTTTAATGTAGCATCGCGTTTTATGTTTTATGATATTCTACGCGCTGCCGGTGTAGAACAGACGGGTAAAACCATGATGGAAGAACGGGAAGATAATCTCCCGATGCTTGAAGGCTTCTGGTATAATAATGAGGGGCGTACGCTTGCTAAATATAAATACAACCAATTGGCGTTTATCGAAGGGGATAAGCGTTTTGTGAAGCGGGCAGGCGATTGGATGTATGCACCGACGACGATGAACGGCAATGAGCCAGTTTTTGAATTTGTAGAAAAGAACTTCAATCCGCTCGAGGAATTGAACCTGACAGAGCAGCGGAAAAAATATCTAAAGCAATCAATGGATGGCTTCTCGATCTTCTCCGAGAACATTATGAACAAGGGGAAATGA